The Camelus bactrianus isolate YW-2024 breed Bactrian camel chromosome 12, ASM4877302v1, whole genome shotgun sequence genome includes a window with the following:
- the DENND6B gene encoding protein DENND6B isoform X3: MDAGPGAAPHPARGRPGAPSSATRAPGAPWARFSAWLECVCVVTFDLELGQALELVYPSDSRLTDKEVGPALWERTSPGEQALTRFPVFQKSSICYLSFPDSHSGCLGDTQFSFRIRQCGGQRHLWHPDDRHCDSGVPVSLQREPAHYFGYVYFRQVKDSSVKRGYFQKSLVLVSRLPFVRLFQALLSLIAPEYFDKLVPCLEAVCSEIDQWPDPMPGQTLNLPVMGVVLQVHIPSRADKPESSPPKQCGHENLLPAPVVLSSVHELDLFRCFQPVLAHVQMLWELMLLGEPLVVLAPSPAVSSEMVLALTSCLQPLKFCCDYRPYFTVHDSEFKEFTTRTQAPPNVVLGVTNPFFIKTLQHWPHILRIGEPRMSGDLPKQVKLKKPSRLKTLDTKPGLYTAYTAHLHRDKALLRRLLKGLQRERPSDLLSALLRRHLLELTQSFIIPLEHYMASLMPLQKSITPWKTPPQIRPFRQDDFLRSLEHSGPQLTCMLKGDWLGLYRRFFKSPHFDGWYRQRHKEMAQKLEALHLEAICEANIEIWMKDKSEVEVVDLVLKLRERLVRAQGHQLPVKEATLKRARLYIETVVRSLPTDLQVVLCSP; the protein is encoded by the exons CTGGTGTACCCCAGCGACTCCCGGCTCACGGACAAGGAGGTGGGTCCTGCCCTTTGGGAACGGACATCGCCTGGGGAGCAGGCCCTCACCCGGTTTCCTGTGTTTCAGAAAAGTAGCATCTGCTACTTGTCCTTTCCTGACTCCCACTCAG gctgcctcGGGGACACTCAGTTCAGCTTCCGCATTCGTCAGTGTGGAGGGCAACGGCACCTCTGGCACCCAGATGACAGGCACTGTGACAGCGGGGTCCCCGTGTCTCTGCAG AGGGAGCCTGCACACTACTTTGGCTACGTGTACTTCAGACAAGTGAAGGACAGCTCCGTGAAGAGGGGCTACTTCCAGAAG TCTCTGGTGCTGGTGTCCCGCCTGCCCTTTGTCCGGCTCTTCCAGGCACTGCTGAGCCTGATTGCCCCTGAGTACTTCGACAAGCTGGTGCCCTGTCTGGAAGCGG TGTGCAGTGAGATTGACCAGTGGCCAGACCCTATGCCTGGGCAGACCCTGAACCTGCCTGTCATGGGAGTCGTCCTCCAG GTGCACATCCCATCCAGGGCAGACAAGCCAGAATCCAGTCCTCCAAAGCAGTGCGGCCATGAG AACCTGCTCCCAGCCCCCGTGGTCCTCAGCAGTGTCCACGAACTGGACCTGTTCAG GTGCTTCCAGCCCGTGCTGGCCCACGTGCAGATGCTGTGGGAGCTCATGCTCCTCGGGGAGCCGCTGGTGGTCCTGGCACCCTCACCTGCCGTGTCCTCGGAGATGGTGCTGGCCTTGACCAG CTGCCTGCAGCCCCTCAAGTTCTGCTGCGACTACCGCCCTTACTTCACCGTCCACGACAGTGAGTTCAAGGAGTTCACGACGCGCACGCAGGCCCC accAAACGTGGTCCTGGGGGTCACAAACCCTTTCTTTATCAAAACACTCCAGCATTGGCCCCACATCCTCCGCATCGGGGAGCCCAGGATGTCAG GGGACCTTCCTAAGCAGGTCAAGCTGAAAAAGCCCTCAAGGCTGAAGACCCTGGACACCAAGCCAG gcctctACACGGCGTACACGGCCCACCTCCACCGAGACAAGGCTCTGCTCAGACGGCTGCTGAAG ggccTGCAGAGGGAGCGGCCTTCAGACCTGCTGAGCGCCCTGCTGAGGAGGCACCTCCTGGAGCTGACGCAGAGCTTCATCATCCCTCTg gagcactaCATGGCAAGCCTCATGCCCCTGCAGAAGAGCATCACGCCCTGGAAG ACCCCTCCCCAGATCCGCCCCTTCCGCCAGGATGACTTCCTGCGTAGCCTGGAGCACTcagggccccagctcacctgcatGCTTAAGGGCGACTGGCTGGGCCTCTACAG GCGGTTTTTCAAGTCCCCCCATTTTGATGGCTGGTACCGGCAGCGGCACAAAGAGATGGCCCAGAAGCTGGAGGCCTTGCACCTCGAGGCCATTTGTGAGGCG AACATTGAGATCTGGATGAAGGACAAGTCCGAGGTGGAGGTCGTGGACCTGGTCTTGAAACTTCGGGAGAGGCTG GTTCGGGCACAGGGCCACCAGCTTCCTGTGAAGGAGGCAACGCTGAAGCGGGCACGGCTGTACATCGAGACGGTCGTCCGCTCTCTGCCCACGGACCTGCAGGTGGTCCTGTGCTCTCCCTAG
- the DENND6B gene encoding protein DENND6B isoform X8 produces the protein MDAGPGAAPHPARGRPGAPSSATRAPGAPWARFSAWLECVCVVTFDLELGQALELVYPSDSRLTDKEKSSICYLSFPDSHSGCLGDTQFSFRIRQCGGQRHLWHPDDRHCDSGVPVSLQREPAHYFGYVYFRQVKDSSVKRGYFQKSLVLVSRLPFVRLFQALLSLIAPEYFDKLVPCLEAVCSEIDQWPDPMPGQTLNLPVMGVVLQVHIPSRADKPESSPPKQCGHENLLPAPVVLSSVHELDLFRCFQPVLAHVQMLWELMLLGEPLVVLAPSPAVSSEMVLALTSCLQPLKFCCDYRPYFTVHDSEFKEFTTRTQAPPNVVLGVTNPFFIKTLQHWPHILRIGEPRMSGDLPKQVKLKKPSRLKTLDTKPGLYTAYTAHLHRDKALLRRLLKGLQRERPSDLLSALLRRHLLELTQSFIIPLEHYMASLMPLQKSITPWKTPPQIRPFRQDDFLRSLEHSGPQLTCMLKGDWLGLYRRFFKSPHFDGWYRQRHKEMAQKLEALHLEAICEANIEIWMKDKSEVEVVDLVLKLRERLVRAQGHQLPVKEATLKRARLYIETVVRSLPTDLQVVLCSP, from the exons CTGGTGTACCCCAGCGACTCCCGGCTCACGGACAAGGAG AAAAGTAGCATCTGCTACTTGTCCTTTCCTGACTCCCACTCAG gctgcctcGGGGACACTCAGTTCAGCTTCCGCATTCGTCAGTGTGGAGGGCAACGGCACCTCTGGCACCCAGATGACAGGCACTGTGACAGCGGGGTCCCCGTGTCTCTGCAG AGGGAGCCTGCACACTACTTTGGCTACGTGTACTTCAGACAAGTGAAGGACAGCTCCGTGAAGAGGGGCTACTTCCAGAAG TCTCTGGTGCTGGTGTCCCGCCTGCCCTTTGTCCGGCTCTTCCAGGCACTGCTGAGCCTGATTGCCCCTGAGTACTTCGACAAGCTGGTGCCCTGTCTGGAAGCGG TGTGCAGTGAGATTGACCAGTGGCCAGACCCTATGCCTGGGCAGACCCTGAACCTGCCTGTCATGGGAGTCGTCCTCCAG GTGCACATCCCATCCAGGGCAGACAAGCCAGAATCCAGTCCTCCAAAGCAGTGCGGCCATGAG AACCTGCTCCCAGCCCCCGTGGTCCTCAGCAGTGTCCACGAACTGGACCTGTTCAG GTGCTTCCAGCCCGTGCTGGCCCACGTGCAGATGCTGTGGGAGCTCATGCTCCTCGGGGAGCCGCTGGTGGTCCTGGCACCCTCACCTGCCGTGTCCTCGGAGATGGTGCTGGCCTTGACCAG CTGCCTGCAGCCCCTCAAGTTCTGCTGCGACTACCGCCCTTACTTCACCGTCCACGACAGTGAGTTCAAGGAGTTCACGACGCGCACGCAGGCCCC accAAACGTGGTCCTGGGGGTCACAAACCCTTTCTTTATCAAAACACTCCAGCATTGGCCCCACATCCTCCGCATCGGGGAGCCCAGGATGTCAG GGGACCTTCCTAAGCAGGTCAAGCTGAAAAAGCCCTCAAGGCTGAAGACCCTGGACACCAAGCCAG gcctctACACGGCGTACACGGCCCACCTCCACCGAGACAAGGCTCTGCTCAGACGGCTGCTGAAG ggccTGCAGAGGGAGCGGCCTTCAGACCTGCTGAGCGCCCTGCTGAGGAGGCACCTCCTGGAGCTGACGCAGAGCTTCATCATCCCTCTg gagcactaCATGGCAAGCCTCATGCCCCTGCAGAAGAGCATCACGCCCTGGAAG ACCCCTCCCCAGATCCGCCCCTTCCGCCAGGATGACTTCCTGCGTAGCCTGGAGCACTcagggccccagctcacctgcatGCTTAAGGGCGACTGGCTGGGCCTCTACAG GCGGTTTTTCAAGTCCCCCCATTTTGATGGCTGGTACCGGCAGCGGCACAAAGAGATGGCCCAGAAGCTGGAGGCCTTGCACCTCGAGGCCATTTGTGAGGCG AACATTGAGATCTGGATGAAGGACAAGTCCGAGGTGGAGGTCGTGGACCTGGTCTTGAAACTTCGGGAGAGGCTG GTTCGGGCACAGGGCCACCAGCTTCCTGTGAAGGAGGCAACGCTGAAGCGGGCACGGCTGTACATCGAGACGGTCGTCCGCTCTCTGCCCACGGACCTGCAGGTGGTCCTGTGCTCTCCCTAG
- the DENND6B gene encoding protein DENND6B isoform X11: MDAGPGAAPHPARGRPGAPSSATRAPGAPWARFSAWLECVCVVTFDLELGQALELVYPSDSRLTDKEVGPALWERTSPGEQALTRFPVFQKSSICYLSFPDSHSGCLGDTQFSFRIRQCGGQRHLWHPDDRHCDSGVPVSLQREPAHYFGYVYFRQVKDSSVKRGYFQKSLVLVSRLPFVRLFQALLSLIAPEYFDKLVPCLEAVCSEIDQWPDPMPGQTLNLPVMGVVLQVHIPSRADKPESSPPKQCGHENLLPAPVVLSSVHELDLFRCFQPVLAHVQMLWELMLLGEPLVVLAPSPAVSSEMVLALTSCLQPLKFCCDYRPYFTVHDSEFKEFTTRTQAPPNVVLGVTNPFFIKTLQHWPHILRIGEPRMSGDLPKQVKLKKPSRLKTLDTKPGLYTAYTAHLHRDKALLRRLLKGLQRERPSDLLSALLRRHLLELTQSFIIPLEHYMASLMPLQKSITPWKVLSRTPPQIRPFRQDDFLRSLEHSGPQLTCMLKGDWLGLYRRFFKSPHFDGWYRQRHKEMAQKLEALHLEAICEAQNIEIWMKDKSEVEVVDLVLKLRERLVRAQGHQLPVKEATLKRARLYIETVVRSLPTDLQVVLCSP, encoded by the exons CTGGTGTACCCCAGCGACTCCCGGCTCACGGACAAGGAGGTGGGTCCTGCCCTTTGGGAACGGACATCGCCTGGGGAGCAGGCCCTCACCCGGTTTCCTGTGTTTCAGAAAAGTAGCATCTGCTACTTGTCCTTTCCTGACTCCCACTCAG gctgcctcGGGGACACTCAGTTCAGCTTCCGCATTCGTCAGTGTGGAGGGCAACGGCACCTCTGGCACCCAGATGACAGGCACTGTGACAGCGGGGTCCCCGTGTCTCTGCAG AGGGAGCCTGCACACTACTTTGGCTACGTGTACTTCAGACAAGTGAAGGACAGCTCCGTGAAGAGGGGCTACTTCCAGAAG TCTCTGGTGCTGGTGTCCCGCCTGCCCTTTGTCCGGCTCTTCCAGGCACTGCTGAGCCTGATTGCCCCTGAGTACTTCGACAAGCTGGTGCCCTGTCTGGAAGCGG TGTGCAGTGAGATTGACCAGTGGCCAGACCCTATGCCTGGGCAGACCCTGAACCTGCCTGTCATGGGAGTCGTCCTCCAG GTGCACATCCCATCCAGGGCAGACAAGCCAGAATCCAGTCCTCCAAAGCAGTGCGGCCATGAG AACCTGCTCCCAGCCCCCGTGGTCCTCAGCAGTGTCCACGAACTGGACCTGTTCAG GTGCTTCCAGCCCGTGCTGGCCCACGTGCAGATGCTGTGGGAGCTCATGCTCCTCGGGGAGCCGCTGGTGGTCCTGGCACCCTCACCTGCCGTGTCCTCGGAGATGGTGCTGGCCTTGACCAG CTGCCTGCAGCCCCTCAAGTTCTGCTGCGACTACCGCCCTTACTTCACCGTCCACGACAGTGAGTTCAAGGAGTTCACGACGCGCACGCAGGCCCC accAAACGTGGTCCTGGGGGTCACAAACCCTTTCTTTATCAAAACACTCCAGCATTGGCCCCACATCCTCCGCATCGGGGAGCCCAGGATGTCAG GGGACCTTCCTAAGCAGGTCAAGCTGAAAAAGCCCTCAAGGCTGAAGACCCTGGACACCAAGCCAG gcctctACACGGCGTACACGGCCCACCTCCACCGAGACAAGGCTCTGCTCAGACGGCTGCTGAAG ggccTGCAGAGGGAGCGGCCTTCAGACCTGCTGAGCGCCCTGCTGAGGAGGCACCTCCTGGAGCTGACGCAGAGCTTCATCATCCCTCTg gagcactaCATGGCAAGCCTCATGCCCCTGCAGAAGAGCATCACGCCCTGGAAGGTGTTgtccagg ACCCCTCCCCAGATCCGCCCCTTCCGCCAGGATGACTTCCTGCGTAGCCTGGAGCACTcagggccccagctcacctgcatGCTTAAGGGCGACTGGCTGGGCCTCTACAG GCGGTTTTTCAAGTCCCCCCATTTTGATGGCTGGTACCGGCAGCGGCACAAAGAGATGGCCCAGAAGCTGGAGGCCTTGCACCTCGAGGCCATTTGTGAGGCG CAGAACATTGAGATCTGGATGAAGGACAAGTCCGAGGTGGAGGTCGTGGACCTGGTCTTGAAACTTCGGGAGAGGCTG GTTCGGGCACAGGGCCACCAGCTTCCTGTGAAGGAGGCAACGCTGAAGCGGGCACGGCTGTACATCGAGACGGTCGTCCGCTCTCTGCCCACGGACCTGCAGGTGGTCCTGTGCTCTCCCTAG
- the DENND6B gene encoding protein DENND6B isoform X2 — protein MDAGPGAAPHPARGRPGAPSSATRAPGAPWARFSAWLECVCVVTFDLELGQALELVYPSDSRLTDKEVGPALWERTSPGEQALTRFPVFQKSSICYLSFPDSHSGCLGDTQFSFRIRQCGGQRHLWHPDDRHCDSGVPVSLQREPAHYFGYVYFRQVKDSSVKRGYFQKSLVLVSRLPFVRLFQALLSLIAPEYFDKLVPCLEAVCSEIDQWPDPMPGQTLNLPVMGVVLQVHIPSRADKPESSPPKQCGHENLLPAPVVLSSVHELDLFRCFQPVLAHVQMLWELMLLGEPLVVLAPSPAVSSEMVLALTSCLQPLKFCCDYRPYFTVHDSEFKEFTTRTQAPPNVVLGVTNPFFIKTLQHWPHILRIGEPRMSGDLPKQVKLKKPSRLKTLDTKPGLYTAYTAHLHRDKALLRRLLKGLQRERPSDLLSALLRRHLLELTQSFIIPLEHYMASLMPLQKSITPWKTPPQIRPFRQDDFLRSLEHSGPQLTCMLKGDWLGLYRRFFKSPHFDGWYRQRHKEMAQKLEALHLEAICEAQNIEIWMKDKSEVEVVDLVLKLRERLVRAQGHQLPVKEATLKRARLYIETVVRSLPTDLQVVLCSP, from the exons CTGGTGTACCCCAGCGACTCCCGGCTCACGGACAAGGAGGTGGGTCCTGCCCTTTGGGAACGGACATCGCCTGGGGAGCAGGCCCTCACCCGGTTTCCTGTGTTTCAGAAAAGTAGCATCTGCTACTTGTCCTTTCCTGACTCCCACTCAG gctgcctcGGGGACACTCAGTTCAGCTTCCGCATTCGTCAGTGTGGAGGGCAACGGCACCTCTGGCACCCAGATGACAGGCACTGTGACAGCGGGGTCCCCGTGTCTCTGCAG AGGGAGCCTGCACACTACTTTGGCTACGTGTACTTCAGACAAGTGAAGGACAGCTCCGTGAAGAGGGGCTACTTCCAGAAG TCTCTGGTGCTGGTGTCCCGCCTGCCCTTTGTCCGGCTCTTCCAGGCACTGCTGAGCCTGATTGCCCCTGAGTACTTCGACAAGCTGGTGCCCTGTCTGGAAGCGG TGTGCAGTGAGATTGACCAGTGGCCAGACCCTATGCCTGGGCAGACCCTGAACCTGCCTGTCATGGGAGTCGTCCTCCAG GTGCACATCCCATCCAGGGCAGACAAGCCAGAATCCAGTCCTCCAAAGCAGTGCGGCCATGAG AACCTGCTCCCAGCCCCCGTGGTCCTCAGCAGTGTCCACGAACTGGACCTGTTCAG GTGCTTCCAGCCCGTGCTGGCCCACGTGCAGATGCTGTGGGAGCTCATGCTCCTCGGGGAGCCGCTGGTGGTCCTGGCACCCTCACCTGCCGTGTCCTCGGAGATGGTGCTGGCCTTGACCAG CTGCCTGCAGCCCCTCAAGTTCTGCTGCGACTACCGCCCTTACTTCACCGTCCACGACAGTGAGTTCAAGGAGTTCACGACGCGCACGCAGGCCCC accAAACGTGGTCCTGGGGGTCACAAACCCTTTCTTTATCAAAACACTCCAGCATTGGCCCCACATCCTCCGCATCGGGGAGCCCAGGATGTCAG GGGACCTTCCTAAGCAGGTCAAGCTGAAAAAGCCCTCAAGGCTGAAGACCCTGGACACCAAGCCAG gcctctACACGGCGTACACGGCCCACCTCCACCGAGACAAGGCTCTGCTCAGACGGCTGCTGAAG ggccTGCAGAGGGAGCGGCCTTCAGACCTGCTGAGCGCCCTGCTGAGGAGGCACCTCCTGGAGCTGACGCAGAGCTTCATCATCCCTCTg gagcactaCATGGCAAGCCTCATGCCCCTGCAGAAGAGCATCACGCCCTGGAAG ACCCCTCCCCAGATCCGCCCCTTCCGCCAGGATGACTTCCTGCGTAGCCTGGAGCACTcagggccccagctcacctgcatGCTTAAGGGCGACTGGCTGGGCCTCTACAG GCGGTTTTTCAAGTCCCCCCATTTTGATGGCTGGTACCGGCAGCGGCACAAAGAGATGGCCCAGAAGCTGGAGGCCTTGCACCTCGAGGCCATTTGTGAGGCG CAGAACATTGAGATCTGGATGAAGGACAAGTCCGAGGTGGAGGTCGTGGACCTGGTCTTGAAACTTCGGGAGAGGCTG GTTCGGGCACAGGGCCACCAGCTTCCTGTGAAGGAGGCAACGCTGAAGCGGGCACGGCTGTACATCGAGACGGTCGTCCGCTCTCTGCCCACGGACCTGCAGGTGGTCCTGTGCTCTCCCTAG
- the DENND6B gene encoding protein DENND6B isoform X9, which produces MDAGPGAAPHPARGRPGAPSSATRAPGAPWARFSAWLECVCVVTFDLELGQALEKSSICYLSFPDSHSGCLGDTQFSFRIRQCGGQRHLWHPDDRHCDSGVPVSLQREPAHYFGYVYFRQVKDSSVKRGYFQKSLVLVSRLPFVRLFQALLSLIAPEYFDKLVPCLEAVCSEIDQWPDPMPGQTLNLPVMGVVLQVHIPSRADKPESSPPKQCGHENLLPAPVVLSSVHELDLFRCFQPVLAHVQMLWELMLLGEPLVVLAPSPAVSSEMVLALTSCLQPLKFCCDYRPYFTVHDSEFKEFTTRTQAPPNVVLGVTNPFFIKTLQHWPHILRIGEPRMSGDLPKQVKLKKPSRLKTLDTKPGLYTAYTAHLHRDKALLRRLLKGLQRERPSDLLSALLRRHLLELTQSFIIPLEHYMASLMPLQKSITPWKVLSRTPPQIRPFRQDDFLRSLEHSGPQLTCMLKGDWLGLYRRFFKSPHFDGWYRQRHKEMAQKLEALHLEAICEAQNIEIWMKDKSEVEVVDLVLKLRERLVRAQGHQLPVKEATLKRARLYIETVVRSLPTDLQVVLCSP; this is translated from the exons AAAAGTAGCATCTGCTACTTGTCCTTTCCTGACTCCCACTCAG gctgcctcGGGGACACTCAGTTCAGCTTCCGCATTCGTCAGTGTGGAGGGCAACGGCACCTCTGGCACCCAGATGACAGGCACTGTGACAGCGGGGTCCCCGTGTCTCTGCAG AGGGAGCCTGCACACTACTTTGGCTACGTGTACTTCAGACAAGTGAAGGACAGCTCCGTGAAGAGGGGCTACTTCCAGAAG TCTCTGGTGCTGGTGTCCCGCCTGCCCTTTGTCCGGCTCTTCCAGGCACTGCTGAGCCTGATTGCCCCTGAGTACTTCGACAAGCTGGTGCCCTGTCTGGAAGCGG TGTGCAGTGAGATTGACCAGTGGCCAGACCCTATGCCTGGGCAGACCCTGAACCTGCCTGTCATGGGAGTCGTCCTCCAG GTGCACATCCCATCCAGGGCAGACAAGCCAGAATCCAGTCCTCCAAAGCAGTGCGGCCATGAG AACCTGCTCCCAGCCCCCGTGGTCCTCAGCAGTGTCCACGAACTGGACCTGTTCAG GTGCTTCCAGCCCGTGCTGGCCCACGTGCAGATGCTGTGGGAGCTCATGCTCCTCGGGGAGCCGCTGGTGGTCCTGGCACCCTCACCTGCCGTGTCCTCGGAGATGGTGCTGGCCTTGACCAG CTGCCTGCAGCCCCTCAAGTTCTGCTGCGACTACCGCCCTTACTTCACCGTCCACGACAGTGAGTTCAAGGAGTTCACGACGCGCACGCAGGCCCC accAAACGTGGTCCTGGGGGTCACAAACCCTTTCTTTATCAAAACACTCCAGCATTGGCCCCACATCCTCCGCATCGGGGAGCCCAGGATGTCAG GGGACCTTCCTAAGCAGGTCAAGCTGAAAAAGCCCTCAAGGCTGAAGACCCTGGACACCAAGCCAG gcctctACACGGCGTACACGGCCCACCTCCACCGAGACAAGGCTCTGCTCAGACGGCTGCTGAAG ggccTGCAGAGGGAGCGGCCTTCAGACCTGCTGAGCGCCCTGCTGAGGAGGCACCTCCTGGAGCTGACGCAGAGCTTCATCATCCCTCTg gagcactaCATGGCAAGCCTCATGCCCCTGCAGAAGAGCATCACGCCCTGGAAGGTGTTgtccagg ACCCCTCCCCAGATCCGCCCCTTCCGCCAGGATGACTTCCTGCGTAGCCTGGAGCACTcagggccccagctcacctgcatGCTTAAGGGCGACTGGCTGGGCCTCTACAG GCGGTTTTTCAAGTCCCCCCATTTTGATGGCTGGTACCGGCAGCGGCACAAAGAGATGGCCCAGAAGCTGGAGGCCTTGCACCTCGAGGCCATTTGTGAGGCG CAGAACATTGAGATCTGGATGAAGGACAAGTCCGAGGTGGAGGTCGTGGACCTGGTCTTGAAACTTCGGGAGAGGCTG GTTCGGGCACAGGGCCACCAGCTTCCTGTGAAGGAGGCAACGCTGAAGCGGGCACGGCTGTACATCGAGACGGTCGTCCGCTCTCTGCCCACGGACCTGCAGGTGGTCCTGTGCTCTCCCTAG
- the DENND6B gene encoding protein DENND6B isoform X1, giving the protein MDAGPGAAPHPARGRPGAPSSATRAPGAPWARFSAWLECVCVVTFDLELGQALELVYPSDSRLTDKEVGPALWERTSPGEQALTRFPVFQKSSICYLSFPDSHSGCLGDTQFSFRIRQCGGQRHLWHPDDRHCDSGVPVSLQREPAHYFGYVYFRQVKDSSVKRGYFQKSLVLVSRLPFVRLFQALLSLIAPEYFDKLVPCLEAVCSEIDQWPDPMPGQTLNLPVMGVVLQVHIPSRADKPESSPPKQCGHENLLPAPVVLSSVHELDLFRCFQPVLAHVQMLWELMLLGEPLVVLAPSPAVSSEMVLALTSCLQPLKFCCDYRPYFTVHDSEFKEFTTRTQAPPNVVLGVTNPFFIKTLQHWPHILRIGEPRMSGDLPKQVKLKKPSRLKTLDTKPGLYTAYTAHLHRDKALLRRLLKGLQRERPSDLLSALLRRHLLELTQSFIIPLEHYMASLMPLQKSITPWKVLSRTPPQIRPFRQDDFLRSLEHSGPQLTCMLKGDWLGLYRRFFKSPHFDGWYRQRHKEMAQKLEALHLEAICEANIEIWMKDKSEVEVVDLVLKLRERLVRAQGHQLPVKEATLKRARLYIETVVRSLPTDLQVVLCSP; this is encoded by the exons CTGGTGTACCCCAGCGACTCCCGGCTCACGGACAAGGAGGTGGGTCCTGCCCTTTGGGAACGGACATCGCCTGGGGAGCAGGCCCTCACCCGGTTTCCTGTGTTTCAGAAAAGTAGCATCTGCTACTTGTCCTTTCCTGACTCCCACTCAG gctgcctcGGGGACACTCAGTTCAGCTTCCGCATTCGTCAGTGTGGAGGGCAACGGCACCTCTGGCACCCAGATGACAGGCACTGTGACAGCGGGGTCCCCGTGTCTCTGCAG AGGGAGCCTGCACACTACTTTGGCTACGTGTACTTCAGACAAGTGAAGGACAGCTCCGTGAAGAGGGGCTACTTCCAGAAG TCTCTGGTGCTGGTGTCCCGCCTGCCCTTTGTCCGGCTCTTCCAGGCACTGCTGAGCCTGATTGCCCCTGAGTACTTCGACAAGCTGGTGCCCTGTCTGGAAGCGG TGTGCAGTGAGATTGACCAGTGGCCAGACCCTATGCCTGGGCAGACCCTGAACCTGCCTGTCATGGGAGTCGTCCTCCAG GTGCACATCCCATCCAGGGCAGACAAGCCAGAATCCAGTCCTCCAAAGCAGTGCGGCCATGAG AACCTGCTCCCAGCCCCCGTGGTCCTCAGCAGTGTCCACGAACTGGACCTGTTCAG GTGCTTCCAGCCCGTGCTGGCCCACGTGCAGATGCTGTGGGAGCTCATGCTCCTCGGGGAGCCGCTGGTGGTCCTGGCACCCTCACCTGCCGTGTCCTCGGAGATGGTGCTGGCCTTGACCAG CTGCCTGCAGCCCCTCAAGTTCTGCTGCGACTACCGCCCTTACTTCACCGTCCACGACAGTGAGTTCAAGGAGTTCACGACGCGCACGCAGGCCCC accAAACGTGGTCCTGGGGGTCACAAACCCTTTCTTTATCAAAACACTCCAGCATTGGCCCCACATCCTCCGCATCGGGGAGCCCAGGATGTCAG GGGACCTTCCTAAGCAGGTCAAGCTGAAAAAGCCCTCAAGGCTGAAGACCCTGGACACCAAGCCAG gcctctACACGGCGTACACGGCCCACCTCCACCGAGACAAGGCTCTGCTCAGACGGCTGCTGAAG ggccTGCAGAGGGAGCGGCCTTCAGACCTGCTGAGCGCCCTGCTGAGGAGGCACCTCCTGGAGCTGACGCAGAGCTTCATCATCCCTCTg gagcactaCATGGCAAGCCTCATGCCCCTGCAGAAGAGCATCACGCCCTGGAAGGTGTTgtccagg ACCCCTCCCCAGATCCGCCCCTTCCGCCAGGATGACTTCCTGCGTAGCCTGGAGCACTcagggccccagctcacctgcatGCTTAAGGGCGACTGGCTGGGCCTCTACAG GCGGTTTTTCAAGTCCCCCCATTTTGATGGCTGGTACCGGCAGCGGCACAAAGAGATGGCCCAGAAGCTGGAGGCCTTGCACCTCGAGGCCATTTGTGAGGCG AACATTGAGATCTGGATGAAGGACAAGTCCGAGGTGGAGGTCGTGGACCTGGTCTTGAAACTTCGGGAGAGGCTG GTTCGGGCACAGGGCCACCAGCTTCCTGTGAAGGAGGCAACGCTGAAGCGGGCACGGCTGTACATCGAGACGGTCGTCCGCTCTCTGCCCACGGACCTGCAGGTGGTCCTGTGCTCTCCCTAG